The Pantoea trifolii nucleotide sequence AGTTATCTGTCCAGTGATGATGTCCCTGTATTAACTACGACATCGGCACATTTAACGCGCGAATTACTGCATACCACCGGTGCATGTGCATTTTTACCTGATTTTTGGCACGGCATTTATAGTGATTTGATGGTTATTCCAGATACACCCGTCGCCGTGCGACCGTTATATGCGGTGTGGCTGCAGAATAGCGATCAGCAAAGTCACATTCGTCAGCTGCTTAAATATCCGGTTTTGACACAATAAGATAATAAATGAGGGAGTTTGAGTGGATCACAGTGAAACTCAAACTCATTTCACTGCCAAATTTTGGACAAAAAAAATCCTTTGCCGAAGCAAAGGATTATTTTCTGGCAGGGGCGGAGGGACTCGAACCCCCAACACCCGGTTTTGGAGACCGGTGCTCTACCAATTGAACTACGCCCCTAATTAGGGTGGCGGAACGGACGGGGCTCGAACCCGCGACCCCCTGCGTGACAGGCAGGTATTCTAACCAACTGAACTACCGCTCCACCGATTCTGTACTGATATCAGACAATCGTTCTGATTTCAGGTGTTTCGCCCTTTCCGCGTCACCGGGAAGGTCACGACCCGATAACGGGTCTTAATTTGATGCCTGGCAGTTCCCTACTCTCGCATGGGGAGACCCCACACTACCATCGGCGCTACGGCGTTTCACTTCTGAGTTCGGCATGGGGTCAGGTGGGACCACCGCGCTAAAGCCGCCAGGCAAATTCTTTGCGCAAAAACGAATGACATCCGCTTCCGCTGAATCTTTAATCCGTAAAACAAGCTGAAAATATCGGTCTCTCAGACCAAAACGCCTCTGGCGTTGTAAGGTTAAGCCTCACGGGTCATTAGTACCGGTTAGCTCAACGCATCGCTGCGCTTACACATCCGGCCTATCAACGTCGTAGTCTTCAACGTCCCTTCAGGACTCTCAAGGAGTCAGGGAGAACTCATCTCGGGGCAAGTTTCGTGCTTAGATGCTTTCAGCACTTATCTTTTCCGCACTTAGCTACCGGGCAGTGCCATTGGCATGACAACCCGAACACCAGTGGTGCGTTCACTCCGGTCCTCTCGTACTAGGAGCAACCCCCCTCAATTCTCCAGCGCCCACGGCAGATAGGGACCGAACTGTCTCACGACGTTCTAAACCCAGCTCGCGTACCACTTTAAACGGCGAACAGCCGTACCCTTGGGACCTACTTCAGCCCCAGGATGTGATGAGCCGACATCGAGGTGCCAAACACCGCCGTCGATATGAACTCTTGGGCGGTATCAGCCTGTTATCCCCGGAGTACCTTTTATCCGTTGAGCGATGGCCCTTCCATTCAGAACCACCGGATCACTATGACCTGCTTTCGCACCTGCTCGAGCCGTCACTCTCGCAGTCAAGCTGGCTTATGCCATTGCACTAACCTCCTGATGTCCGACCAGGATTAGCCAACCTTCGTGCTCCTCCGTTACTCTTTGGGAGGAGACCGCCCCAGTCAAACTACCCACCAGACACTGTCCGCAGCCCGGATCACGGGCCTACGTTAGAACATCAAACATTAAAGGGTGGTATTTCAAGGTTGGCTCCACGCAGACTGGCGTCCACGCTTCAAAGCCTCCCACCTATCCTACACATCAAGGCTCAATGTTCAGTGTCAAGCTATAGTAAAGGTTCACGGGGTCTTTCCGTCTTGCCGCGGGTACACTGCATCTTCACAGCGATTTCAATTTCACTGAGTCTCGGGTGGAGACAGCCTGGCCATCATTACGCCATTCGTGCAGGTCGGAACTTACCCGACAAGGAATTTCGCTACCTTAGGACCGTTATAGTTACGGCCGCCGTTTACCGGGGCTTCGATCAAGAGCTTCTCCTTGCGGATAACCCCATCAATTAACCTTCCGGCACCGGGCAGGCGTCACACCGTATACGTCCACTTTCGTGTTTGCACAGTGCTGTGTTTTTAATAAACAGTTGCAGCCAGCTGGTATCTTCGACTGGCTTCGGCTCCGGGAGCAAGTCCCTTCACCTACGCGCCAGCGTGCCTTCTCCCGAAGTTACGGCACCATTTTGCCTAGTTCCTTCACCCGAGTTCTCTCAAGCGCCTTGGTATTCTCTACCTGACCACCTGTGTCGGTTTGGGGTACGATTTCGTGTTACCTGGAGCTTAGAGGCTTTTCCTGGAAGCAGGGCATCAGTTACTTCACCACCGTAGTGGCTCGTCGTCACGCCTCAGCCTTAAGATATCCCGGATTTACCAAAGATATCAGCCTACACGCTTAAACCGGGACAACCGTCGCCCGGATAACCTAGCCTTCTCCGTCCCCCCTTCGCAGTAACACCAAGTGCAGGAATATTAACCTGCTTCCCATCGACTACGCTTTTCAGCCTCGCCTTAGGGGTCGACTCACCCTGCTCCGATTAACGTTGAACAGGAACCCTTGGTCTTCCGGCGAGCGGGCTTTTCACCCGCTTTATCGTTACTTATGTCAGCATTCGCACTTCTGATACCTCCAGCATGCCTCACAGCACACCTTCAACGGCTTACAGAACGCTCCCCTACCCAACAACGCATAAGCGTCGCTGCCGCAGCTTCGGTGCATGGTTTAGCCCCGTTACATCTTCCGCGCAGGCCGACTCGACCAGTGAGCTATTACGCTTTCTTTAAATGATGGCTGCTTCTAAGCCAACATCCTGGCTGTCTGTGCCTTCCCACATCGTTTCCCACTTAACCATGACTTTGGGACCTTAGCTGGCGGTCTGGGTTGTTTCCCTCTTCACGACGGACGTTAGCACCCGCCGTGTGTCTCCCGTGATAACATTCTTCGGTATTCGCAGTTTGCATCGGGTTGGTAAGCCGGGATGGCCCCCTAGCCGAAACAGTGCTCTACCCCCGAAGATGAGTTCACGAGGCGCTACCTAAATAGCTTTCGGGGAGAACCAGCTATCTCCCGGTTTGATTGGCCTTTCACCCCCAGCCACAAGTCATCCGCTAATTTTTCAACATTAGTCGGTTCGGTCCTCCAGTTAGTGTTACCCAACCTTCAACCTGCCCATGGCTAGATCACCGGGTTTCGGGTCTATACCCTGCAACTTAACGCCCAGTTAAGACTCGGTTTCCCTGCGGCTCCCCTATACGGTTAACCTTGCTACAGAATATAAGTCGCTGACCCATTATACAAAAGGTACGCAGTCACCCCATAAATGAGGCTCCCACTGCTTGTACGTACACGGTTTCAGGTTCTGTTTCACTCCCCTCGCCGGGGTTCTTTTCGCCTTTCCCTCACGGTACTGGTTCACTATCGGTCAGTCAGGAGTATTTAGCCTTGGAGGATGGTCCCCCCATATTCAGACAGGATACCACGTGTCCCGCCCTACTCTTCGAACTCACAGTATGTGCACTTTCGTGTACGGGGCTGTCACCCGGTATCGCGCGACTTTCCAGACGCTTCCACTAATGCACAAACTGATTCAGGTTCTGGGCTGTTCCCCGTTCGCTCGCCGCTACTGGGGGAATCTCGGTTGATTTCTTTTCCTCTGGGTACTTAGATGTTTCAGTTCCCCAGGTTCGCCTCGCAACACTATGTATTCATGTTGCGATGATGCACTGAGTGCACCGGGTTTCCCCATTCGGACATCGTCGGCTGTAGCGGTTCATATCACCTTACCGACGCTTTACGCAGATTAGCACGTCCTTCATCGCCTCTGACTGCCAGGGCATCCACCGTGTACGCTTAGTCGCTTAACCTCACAACCCACAGGCGTTTTGCAACGCTGCGGACTGTAAGCATTTGAGAGACTCGAACATGTTGTTATTCATTTCTTATTACGGAGAAATGAACCAACACGTCGTTTCAATTTTCAGCTTGTTCCGGATTGTTAAAGAGCAATAACTTCGCAATGTACCCGAGGATACATTCTGAAGTTAGTTATCAACGTGGGGTCGTTGATGGTGGAGCTAAGCGGGATCGAACCGCTGACCTCCTGCGTGCAAGGCAGGCGCTCTCCCAGCTGAGCTATAGCCCCATAGAGTTTTGCAAAACGCGTGCTTACCAGGAGAATTCTTTCAGGTTCAAGGCGTGTCGATACGAAGCATACTCAAGTATGCGAGCTATCGGCACAACGCGGAAACTGGAAGAATTTGGTAGGCCTGAGTGGACTTGAACCACCGACCTCACCCTTATCAGGGGTGCGCTCTAACCACCTGAGCTACAAGCCTGCAGGCGTTTTACGCTCTTCTTTAATTTCATCAGACAATCTGTGTGAGCACTGCGCGGGAAGGTATCTTCAGGTAAGGAGGTGATCCAACCGCAGGTTCCCCTACGGTTACCTTGTTACGACTTCACCCCAGTCATGAATCACAAAGTGGTAAGCGCCCTCCCGAAGGTTAAGCTACCTACTTCTTTTGCAACCCACTCCCATGGTGTGACGGGCGGTGTGTACAAGGCCCGGGAACGTATTCACCGTAGCATTCTGATCTACGATTACTAGCGATTCCGACTTCACGGAGTCGAGTTGCAGACTCCGATCCGGACTACGACGCACTTTATGAGGTCCGCTTGCTCTCGCGAGGTCGCTTCTCTTTGTATGCGCCATTGTAGCACGTGTGTAGCCCTACTCGTAAGGGCCATGATGACTTGACGTCATCCCCACCTTCCTCCAGTTTATCACTGGCAGTCTCCTTTGAGTTCCCGGCATAACCCGCTGGCAACAAAGGATAAGGGTTGCGCTCGTTGCGGGACTTAACCCAACATTTCACAACACGAGCTGACGACAGCCATGCAGCACCTGTCTCAGAGTTCCCGAAGGCACCAAAGCATCTCTGCTAAGTTCTCTGGATGTCAAGAGTAGGTAAGGTTCTTCGCGTTGCATCGAATTAAACCACATGCTCCACCGCTTGTGCGGGCCCCCGTCAATTCATTTGAGTTTTAACCTTGCGGCCGTACTCCCCAGGCGGTCGACTTAACGCGTTAGCTCCGGAAGCCACTCCTCAAGGGAACAACCTCCAAGTCGACATCGTTTACGGCGTGGACTACCAGGGTATCTAATCCTGTTTGCTCCCCACGCTTTCGCACCTGAGCGTCAGTCTTTGTCCAGGGGGCCGCCTTCGCCACCGGTATTCCTCCAGATCTCTACGCATTTCACCGCTACACCTGGAATTCTACCCCCCTCTACAAGACTCTAGCCTGCCAGTTTCGAATGCAGTTCCCAGGTTAAGCCCGGGGATTTCACATCCGACTTGACAGACCGCCTGCGTGCGCTTTACGCCCAGTAATTCCGATTAACGCTTGCACCCTCCGTATTACCGCGGCTGCTGGCACGGAGTTAGCCGGTGCTTCTTCTGCGGGTAACGTCAATCGGTGAAGCTATTAACTTCACCGCCTTCCTCCCCGCTGAAAGTACTTTACAACCCGAAGGCCTTCTTCATACACGCGGCATGGCTGCATCAGGCTTGCGCCCATTGTGCAATATTCCCCACTGCTGCCTCCCGTAGGAGTCTGGACCGTGTCTCAGTTCCAGTGTGGCTGGTCATCCTCTCAGACCAGCTAGGGATCGTCGCCTAGGTGAGCCATTACCCCACCTACTAGCTAATCCCATCTGGGCACATCCGATGGTGTGAGGCCCGAAGGTCCCCCACTTTGGTCTTGCGACGTTATGCGGTATTAGCTACCGTTTCCAGTAGTTATCCCCCTCCATCGGGCAGTTTCCCAGACATTACTCACCCGTCCGCCACTCGTCACCCGAGAGCAAGCTCTCTGTGCTACCGTTCGACTTGCATGTGTTAGGCCTGCCGCCAGCGTTCAATCTGAGCCATGATCAAACTCTTCAATTTAAGTTTGATTTGCTGAAACAAGTTCAGCGGTGCTCATCTGTAAAACGTCATAATGAATTTCATTATGTGTTCACTCGTGAGGCTTTGATATTTTGTTGCGTCCGGAGACGCTGATATCAATCCTGCGAGTGCCCACACAGATTGTCTGATAAATTGTTAAAGAGCATGCCGCGACTTCTCTAGCGGCGCGGGATGCGTATATTACGCTTTCCGCATTCTCAGTCAAGCATTTATTTTTGCTTTTCTGAAGGTTGCCTTGAAGACCACCTCCTGAACACATCGCTTCGTAAGCCGTTGTTCCGTGTCAGTGGAGGCGCAGTATAGGGATTTCTTCGGGGCTGACAAGTGCTAATTTCAAATTAATTTTCGAGTGCTGATTTTTTCGTCGAAACGCCACTAAACTGCTAATTTTTCCAGCAACGGGAAGCCATAACGCTGCAAAATCGGTGACAATTTCGTCACTTCATCATCCATACGCGTACAGAACGCTAAATTCTGCCCGGACGAAACCGCCTGCGGTGCTTCATGCTCCAATAACCAAACGGTACGACGCGCAATGGCAGCGCCCGAATCTACCAACCTCGTCCCTTCCGGCAGTACCAATTGCAGCTCATCACGTAATAAAGGGAAATGCGTACAGCCGAGAACCACGGTATCGGGCGGCTCTTTCATACGTAGCCAGGGTTGCACAGCGCGGCGCACATCAGCCAGTTCAACATCTTCGCCATGCAACTTGGCTTCCGCCAGTTCCACCAGCTCAGCAGAACCGAGCATTTCGATTTTGCAGTCCCGGGCAAATTGCGCCACCAACTCATGCGTATAAGGACGCTTCACCGTGCCACGGGTGGCCAGCAATCCCACTACGCCGTT carries:
- the murI gene encoding glutamate racemase is translated as MAIQLQERSITSAPATASDLQPTVLVFDSGVGGLSVYDEVRHLLPDLHYLYAFDNEGFPYGEKSEDFIVERVVAVVTAITQRFPLALVIIACNSASTISLPALRERFEFPVVGVVPAIKPAARLTRNGVVGLLATRGTVKRPYTHELVAQFARDCKIEMLGSAELVELAEAKLHGEDVELADVRRAVQPWLRMKEPPDTVVLGCTHFPLLRDELQLVLPEGTRLVDSGAAIARRTVWLLEHEAPQAVSSGQNLAFCTRMDDEVTKLSPILQRYGFPLLEKLAV